In a genomic window of Mercenaria mercenaria strain notata chromosome 19, MADL_Memer_1, whole genome shotgun sequence:
- the LOC123541721 gene encoding angiopoietin-1-like, with amino-acid sequence MDISGVLALKFVVFIFVQGIYCDTECDCNTNKALMELIQKDYLQMRLENFKIMSRLRRLEISKQTVSTQSDPLTAKGSSQPKAGDGLDKLDANYANVKAQSERMKSMEAKITNITAQSEKVKHDIEVKLAKTAENLERIDKIEDNIIKIEEKLEVMNRNKASSTNVYKMAFDLRNVVRKSLLAEKTGRLMVASDIRNQIENIKHSFFEFKTETATLVHNQSVSLSTKHEAFTEQMTRQVAEVNRQIHTDIGDITLELNKVTEKVSKMNTTLNEITADKTDIDDCIPDVCGSRGTCVDGVDSYSCSCITGYSGVHCETNIDDCIPDVCGSHGTCVDGVNSYSCSCKSGFGGMHCETNNFTDCFDVLHQGKITQDGVYDISTWKSHRQIQVYCDMTTDGGGWTVFQYRFNGRIDFYRNFKEYETGFGNLETEFWLGLKSVQEMASQRKTVLRLDLTAANGTTAYETFQNFYLDEGPNYTLHIDPGTGTAGDELRHNNDHHFSTYDADRDSDSRDCAVDRHGGWWYNKCASANLNGEYVTPGTVHPVRRFAGMYYYSFQSVRSLKAVKMMFRRL; translated from the exons atggatATAAGTGGCGTTTTAGCGTTAAAGTTTGTAGTATTTATATTTGTTCAGGGCATTTATTGTGACACTGAATGTGATTGTAATACTAATAAAGCACTAATGGAATTGATACAGAAAGACTATTTACAGATGAgacttgaaaactttaaaattatgtCACGTCTGAGACGCCTAGAAATATCTAAACAAACTGTTTCTACACAGTCGGATCCACTTACAGCAAAAg GCTCAAGTCAACCGAAAGCGGGGGATGGACTTGACAAGCTCGACGCTAACTATGCAAACGTTAAAGCCCAATCGGAGCGGATGAAAAGTATGGAGGCTAAAATTACTAACATAACAGCGCAATCAGAAAAAGTCAAACACGATATCGAGGTCAAACTCGCAAAAACAGCAGAAAATCTGGAGCGAATTGATAAGATCGAGGATAACAttataaaaatagaagaaaaattaGAAGTGATGAACAGAAATAAAGCCAGTTCTACAAATGTCTATAAAATGGCATTTGATTTAAGAAATGTTGTTAGAAAAAGTTTACTGGCAGAAAAAACTGGTAGACTGATGGTTGCTTCCGACATCAgaaatcaaatagaaaatataaaacattcattttttgagTTCAAGACTGAAACAGCCACTTTGGTACATAATCAAAGTGTTTCATTGTCTACAAAACATGAAGCTTTTACGGAACAGATGACCAGGCAAGTTGCTGAAGTAAATCGTCAGATACACACAGATATAGGAGATATTACTTTAGAATTAAATAAAGTAACTGAAAAAGTTTCCAAGATGAATACGACTTTGAATGAGATTACAGCTGACAAAACTG ACATTGACGACTGTATCCCGGATGTCTGTGGATCCCGTGGTACTTGTGTTGATGGTGTGGACAGTTACTCATGTTCTTGTATAACTGGATACAGCGGGGTTCACTGCGAAACAA ACATTGATGACTGTATCCCGGATGTCTGTGGATCGCATGGTACATGTGTTGATGGTGTGAACAGTTACTCATGTTCGTGTAAGTCTGGATTCGGCGGAATGCACTGCGAAACAA ACAACTTCACCGATTGTTTTGACGTCCTTCATCAAGGGAAGATAACCCAAGACGGCGTTTACGACATAAGCACATGGAAAAGTCATCGACAAATCCAGGTGTATTGTGATATGACCACTGACGGAGGCGGGTGGACA GTTTTCCAATACCGCTTTAATGGGCGTATTGATTTCTACAGAAATTTTAAGGAATATGAGACAGGGTTCGGAAATTTGGAAACAGAGTTTTGGCTAG GTCTTAAAAGTGTCCAGGAAATGGCATCGCAACGTAAAACTGTGTTGAGACTGGATCTAACGGCAGCTAATGGCACTACTGCTTACGAAACTTTCCAGAACTTTTACCTTGACGAGGGTCCAAACTATACTCTCCATATTGATCCTGGAACGGGCACAGCAG GTGATGAGTTGAGGCATAACAATGATCACCATTTCTCAACTTACGACGCTGACCGTGACTCAGATTCTCGAGATTGCGCTGTCGATCGTCATGGTGGATGGTGGTACAATAAATGCGCCAGCGCCAATCTGAATGGAGAATATGTAACACCAGGAACAGTGCATCCAGTCAGAAGATTCGCAGGGATGTACTACTACTCATTTCAAAGTGTGAGATCGCTCAAAGCCGTTAAAATGATGTTCCGACGACTTTGA